The following coding sequences lie in one Musa acuminata AAA Group cultivar baxijiao chromosome BXJ1-8, Cavendish_Baxijiao_AAA, whole genome shotgun sequence genomic window:
- the LOC103996099 gene encoding protein IQ-DOMAIN 25: MGRATRWLRSLLGRKKDAKVQKEDAGSDGYPTRDKKRWSFAEPRQPSDGSVARSPASALETAWLRSFYDDGEVDGKRAMAVAVATAAAANAAVTAAQVAMVRLKSLGRGRTTTNGRHEWRAAVKIQTAFRCYLAKKALRALKALVKLQALVRGQLVRKQAAATLRGLQALMRAQSVARPGEPRVLPQQGRRFNAQFCRRRSFERLNARDASCKHKGSKQSDGFDRSPKTKSRSFRRTSPSNFNALEEPAVPISSPLLYQVPRRLSIPTCRSSEDYHVCRNPDKSPYSMTTQSTPRFTPGTPSPSDLPNYMASTTSFVAKARAQSAPKQRPEKTSPRKKASAIEVAAGDGGRWAVGKLERSPKVVARDYFSGSLVKRQSSCLEL, translated from the exons ATGGGCCGGGCAACGAGGTGGCTGAGGAGCCTCCTGGGAAGGAAGAAGGACGCCAAGGTTCAAAAGGAGGATGCCGGTTCCGATGGCTACCCAACGAGAGACAAGAAGAGGTGGAGCTTCGCGGAGCCACGGCAGCCTTCTGACGGGAGCGTGGCTCGTAGTCCGGCGTCGGCACTGGAGACGGCGTGGTTGAGGTCCTTCTACGACGACGGCGAGGTGGATGGCAAGCGTGCCATGGCCGTGGCGGTAGCCACCGCGGCCGCAGCCAATGCGGCGGTGACGGCAGCTCAGGTCGCGATGGTGCGGCTGAAGAGTCTAGGGAGAGGAAGAACGACCACAAATGGCAGGCACGAGTGGCGGGCGGCTGTTAAGATTCAGACGGCCTTCAGGTGCTACTTG GCGAAGAAAGCTCTTCGAGCTCTCAAAGCTCTGGTCAAGCTGCAGGCTCTTGTCAGAGGTCAACTTGTGAGGAAGCAAGCAGCCGCAACCCTCCGCGGATTGCAAGCTCTGATGCGAGCCCAGTCGGTCGCCAGGCCGGGAGAACCTCGTGTTCTGCCCCAGCAAGGCCGACGATTCAACGCACAGTTCTGCCGTCGGAGATCCTTC GAAAGGCTTAATGCCAGGGACGCCAGTTGCAAGCATAAGGGATCAAAACAGAGCGATGGATTCGACAGGAGTCCGAAGACCAAATCCAGGTCATTCCGGAGAACATCCCCTTCCAACTTCAACGCGCTTGAAGAACCAGCGGTGCCGATCTCCTCTCCGCTTCTATACCAGGTTCCGCGACGCCTCTCCATCCCCACCTGCCGGAGCTCCGAAGACTACCATGTCTGCCGAAACCCCGACAAGTCGCCCTACTCCATGACAACACAAAGTACTCCTCGCTTCACCCCGGGAACTCCGAGCCCCTCCGACCTCCCAAACTATATGGCAAGCACGACGTCGTTCGTGGCGAAGGCGAGGGCGCAGAGCGCACCGAAGCAGAGGCCGGAGAAGACCAGCCCGAGGAAGAAGGCGTCGGCAATTGAGGTGGCGGCCGGTGATGGTGGAAGGTGGGCTGTGGGGAAGCTGGAGAGGTCTCCTAAGGTGGTGGCGAGGGATTACTTCTCGGGTAGTCTGGTGAAGAGGCAGAGTAGCTGCTTAGAGTTATGA